The following is a genomic window from Candidatus Binatia bacterium.
ATCTTTTGCGGCTCTAACAACGGCGCCCGCACCGTCTACGTCGACGCGGCACGCGCAATGGGGGCGGCGCTGGCGCGACGGCGCATCGGCCTGGTGTATGGCGGCGGCCGGGTCGGATTGATGGGAGTCGTCGCCGACGCTGTCATGGCCGGGGGCGGTGAAGTGATCGGCGTGATTCCCGAGGCGCTGGTTGCCAAGGAAGTGGCTCATGAAGGACTGCCCGACCTGCGCGTCGTGGGATCGATGCACGAACGCAAAGCGTTGATGGCGGAGCTTGCCGACGCCTTCGTGGCGCTACCCGGGGGATACGGGACCCTGGAAGAGTTTTGTGAGGTTGTGACCTGGGCCCAGCTGGGGTTCCACCGAAAGCCGTGTGGCTTGCTCAACTTCGGAGGCTTCTACGATCGGCTGCTGGCGCTCTTTGACCATGCCGTCGCCGAACACTTCGTCCGCCCCGCACACCGCTCTTTGGTGCTGGAAGAACACGATCCGGAGCACCTGCTCGATCTGCTGGCAAGCTACCGGCCACCTGCGCTCGAGAAGTGGCTCGATCGCGACGAGACGTAGCCACGGATACAAGGCCACTCCCGGCTACTCCGGTGCACGCGGAGCTGGAGCACACATGGTCTTCTCGGTTGCGCGCGCCATGTAGCATTGACTTCAATATGCGGGCGGGCTACAGACAATCCAACTGAGCCGCTCCCTCTTGCCGCGGCAAATAACCTTTAAGCTGGTCCCGCGAGGCCAGGAAGGGTGATGATGAAGATCGAAACCCCCATACGGAGCCTGTAAGACCTCCTCGGTCAACGAGGGGGTTTTTTTGTACCTACGATGGCGCCCAACGAACGCGTCGTCATGGATGCGCAGGCGATCGAACGGGCCTTGACCCGCGTCGCCCACGAGGTGCTGGAGCACAACAAAGGCACCGAGAGACTCGTGCTGGTCGGGATCCGCTCGCGCGGCGTGCACATCGCCGAGCGCTTGCGGGATCGTATCCATACGATCGAGGGCGTGGAGGTGCCGGCCGGCATCATCGACATTACCCTCTACCGCGACGACCTCAGCCGCAGCAAGCAGCGTCCAGAGGTCAGAGGTACCCAGATCCCGTTTGCCATCGATGACACGCGCGTCATCCTGGTGGACGACGTCCTCTATACTGGCCGTACCATCCGCGCGGCGTTGGATGCGCTGATGGATTTCGGCCGGCCACTCAGCGTGCAGCTCGTGGTGCTGATCGACCGCGGCCACCGCGAGCTGCCCATCCGTGCCGACTACGTCGGAAAGAATTTGCCGACCGCCGTCAACGAGTCGGTCCATGTGCGACTCAAGGAAAGCGACGGGCGGGACGAAGTCGTCATCGCCCGCGGCGAGGAGTGCTAATATGCCTTTCACACGTCGGCATTTGCTCGGCCTCGAAGACGTCAGCAGCGAGGAGCTGACCTACCTGTTGGATACGGCGCTCTCTTTTAAGGAGATCTCGGAACGCGAGATCAAGAAGGTGCCCACGTTACGGGGGAAAACGGTGATCGGACTGTTCTACGAGCCCAGCACCCGTACGCGTACCTCGTTCGAGATTGCCGCCAAACGCATGAGCGCCGACTTCGTCAGTCTCTCAGCGGCCACCAGCAGCGTTACCAAGGGTGAAACGCTGCTCGATACGGCGCGCAACCTCGCGGCCATGCGGCCCGATGCCATTATCCTGCGGCATGCCTCCTCCGGTGCGTCCCACTTCCTGGCGGCGCACCTCGATTGCCCGATCATCAACGCCGGCGACGGGGCGCACGAGCATCCGACGCAGGCCTTGCTCGATCTGCTGACGATTCGGGAACGTAAAGGACGCTTGGCCGGACTCACGGTTGCCATCATCGGTGACATCCTGCACAGCCGCGTGGCCCGCTCGAACATCTTTGCCTTGCGGACACTCGGCGCGAGCCTACGCCTGGTCGGCCCACCGACGCTGCTGGCGCCCGAACTGCGGACCTGGGGCGAGGTGACCACGGATCTCTCCGAGGGCGTGCATGATGCGGACGTCATCATGATGCTGCGCCTGCAGCTGGAACGGCAGGGGAAGAACTTCTTCCCGACGGTGGATGAGTACTCACGCTACTTCTGCCTTACGGAACGTGCCGTTTCGTGCGCCAAGCCCGACGTGATCATCATGCATCCCGGGCCAATCAATCGCGGCATCGAGATCGCGAGCGACGTGGCCG
Proteins encoded in this region:
- a CDS encoding TIGR00730 family Rossman fold protein gives rise to the protein MRRVCIFCGSNNGARTVYVDAARAMGAALARRRIGLVYGGGRVGLMGVVADAVMAGGGEVIGVIPEALVAKEVAHEGLPDLRVVGSMHERKALMAELADAFVALPGGYGTLEEFCEVVTWAQLGFHRKPCGLLNFGGFYDRLLALFDHAVAEHFVRPAHRSLVLEEHDPEHLLDLLASYRPPALEKWLDRDET
- the pyrR gene encoding bifunctional pyr operon transcriptional regulator/uracil phosphoribosyltransferase PyrR, translating into MAPNERVVMDAQAIERALTRVAHEVLEHNKGTERLVLVGIRSRGVHIAERLRDRIHTIEGVEVPAGIIDITLYRDDLSRSKQRPEVRGTQIPFAIDDTRVILVDDVLYTGRTIRAALDALMDFGRPLSVQLVVLIDRGHRELPIRADYVGKNLPTAVNESVHVRLKESDGRDEVVIARGEEC
- a CDS encoding aspartate carbamoyltransferase catalytic subunit, which codes for MPFTRRHLLGLEDVSSEELTYLLDTALSFKEISEREIKKVPTLRGKTVIGLFYEPSTRTRTSFEIAAKRMSADFVSLSAATSSVTKGETLLDTARNLAAMRPDAIILRHASSGASHFLAAHLDCPIINAGDGAHEHPTQALLDLLTIRERKGRLAGLTVAIIGDILHSRVARSNIFALRTLGASLRLVGPPTLLAPELRTWGEVTTDLSEGVHDADVIMMLRLQLERQGKNFFPTVDEYSRYFCLTERAVSCAKPDVIIMHPGPINRGIEIASDVADGPYSVIMDQVTNGIAVRMAVLYLLIDRAKAEPEVEAETQSQSAAGGMDAPAPRLRRNVG